Part of the Notamacropus eugenii isolate mMacEug1 chromosome 5, mMacEug1.pri_v2, whole genome shotgun sequence genome is shown below.
GCTGGGATTCCCACCCCGGCTTGTCCGCGTGCATTTCGGAGAGGAGCCTCGGCAGGGCTCCCCACGAGGAGGGGGGCGGGCGCGGGGGAGACAGTTGGGGGTGGGCTGGTGGAGGCCTGGGGGAGGGGATCCTCGCCCATTCCCGGATAGGTGCTTTGTGGGGAGGAGGGTCACCTGAGGCGGGGGCTGAGTACCCCCCAAGGTGCCCGGCTGCAGGGAATAGGAATAGTAACGAGCCCTGCctttggaggagggggaaagatcCCGCCAGGTGAGGGAGAAGACCACTCCCAAGCGAGGAGGCAAGGCCGGGTCAGGAGAGGGGATTACCCCAAGCAAAGGGGGAGGCCCCGCCGGCGGGAGAGGAGGGCGGGCTAGAAGATAAAAAATCTCTCTGCGGACTAGCGGAAAGGGAGGGGCTCGCCAGGTGAGGGGCGGCCGCTCCcccgggcgggggcgggggcagAGCCGCCAGGAGGCACCGCCCCTCGGCCGGGTCCTCGCCTCGCCGCGCCGCCGCGGCTCCTCCTCCggctcctccttccttcctgctcaGCCCGCGGGGACCGAGGTATGGGGCACATCCCTGGGGCCGCCCCCGCCACCTGAGGAGCCCGGAAGCTGCCCTCGGCCGCGCCATGGAAGAGGACGAGGAACTGGAGAGGTAACGGTCTGGACAGCGGCGGGTTCTGAGCGGAGGAGGGGAGGACGCCCCGGGGGGCCTGTGGCCCCGGCGTCCGCCTGTGCGGGCCTGGGGAGGCGAAGGGACGGGACGGGACGGGCAGCCTGGGCTggagggggggcagggagagaggaaatgagaatcggtgccccccccccaaaaaagggaaaggacacaGTGCTGCgtgtgggaggggaggaggagaaagatgggaaaagtGGTGGGGCTCACTCTCGGGTTTTATTATTGAGAAACGCGGACACCCTGAGATTCCAGAGTAGAATGAATGTGGAAAAAGCAGCAGAAGGAACCGATGGACCCTAGTGCGCATTTATTGCGTGGATAAATGGCTTTCCAGCTAACTCCTACAACGTACATGTTTCTGGTGATTGAAATATTTGGAAAGTATGGTCCCTACCAGGCTCAGGTTTTTATATGGAAAACGGCCTTTGAAGGCTTGCCATGCCTTGGGAAAATGATTGTGATAGCTTCCATAAGGataattggggtggggggtgaagggagagggaaaactAATTCAGGAGTTCTTCCTTTGGCCCACCAAGAACTTGGGTGGTTTTTTGGTTCATTTTGgggtaactgtatttcagtatcaTTGTTTTCTTGTGTAATCCTGTGTGtagttaattatttaaaaacatcagaagggctccataggcttcaccagactgccaaaggggattCATGACAAAAACAGTGAAGAACCTTTGCCTTAGGAAGAGATAGTTGAATTTTGTTGCTCGAATGATGTTGCATGAAGGGTTGTGGAGGCATGAACTAGGAGAAGGTGGAAGGTTGGTAGAAGTTTCAGACCACTCTCGCTCACCCTTGTTCTTTAACTCTGCtccc
Proteins encoded:
- the POLR1D gene encoding uncharacterized protein POLR1D isoform X3, which encodes MQTLSLAPDAADKASWDSHPGLSACISERSLGRAPHEEGGGRGGDSWGWAGGGLGEGILAHSRIGALWGGGSPEAGAEYPPRCPAAGNRNSNEPCLWRRGKDPARKAIEELLKEAKRGKTRAETMGPMGWACFFGEEEHSHLFLKGPGLNQSQKQPLTSSTLCV